From a region of the Tenggerimyces flavus genome:
- a CDS encoding acyl-CoA dehydrogenase family protein, which yields MDASIPATPQNASVRSRSTHAVTNQPPPLAPYDARANDAALTDAYARFVGADPSPQTTERLTEIGHLAGSEQARDWAFQANRNPPVLRTHDRYGHRIDEVEFHPAWHTLMDQAVGFGMHGAPWTSGEPDAHLTRAAGYYLWHQVEAGHCCPITMTYAAVPALRASDELSALWTPLLTARSYDPGLRAPATKGGALAGMGMTEKQGGSDVRANTTRAEATGDGTYVLTGHKWFCSAPMCDVFLVLAQAAGGLSCFVVPRVLPDGSRNPFALQRLKDKLGNRSNASSEVEFDGTVGWLLGDEGRGVPTIIEMVAATRLDCVLGSAAQMRKAVAEATWHAAHRSAFGAVLADQPAMTNVLADLAVEQEAATWLALRLAHAVDAGEQAFLRLALPLGKYLVCKRTPWLVAEALECLGGNGYVEDSGLPMLFRESPLNSLWEGSGSVQALDVLRALQREPEALEAYLSEIGAARGADARLDAATDEVLRSLADLESLEFRARRMAERLALVLQGSLLVRHAPAAVADAFCASRLGRDAGGTFGTLPVGVDAKAIVERATPRR from the coding sequence GTGGACGCCTCCATCCCCGCAACGCCACAGAACGCCTCGGTACGCAGCCGGTCTACCCATGCCGTGACGAACCAGCCGCCGCCCCTCGCGCCGTACGACGCCCGCGCCAACGACGCCGCGCTGACCGACGCGTACGCCCGGTTCGTCGGCGCCGATCCGAGTCCGCAGACGACCGAGCGGCTCACCGAGATCGGGCATCTCGCGGGCTCGGAGCAGGCGCGCGACTGGGCGTTCCAGGCCAACCGCAACCCGCCGGTGCTGCGGACGCACGACCGGTACGGCCATCGGATCGACGAGGTCGAATTCCACCCGGCGTGGCACACGCTGATGGACCAGGCGGTCGGCTTCGGCATGCACGGGGCGCCGTGGACCTCGGGCGAGCCGGACGCGCACCTCACCCGGGCGGCTGGCTACTACCTGTGGCACCAGGTCGAGGCCGGGCACTGCTGCCCGATCACGATGACGTACGCCGCGGTGCCGGCGCTGCGGGCCTCCGACGAGCTGTCGGCGCTGTGGACGCCGCTGCTGACGGCGCGATCCTACGATCCCGGGCTGCGTGCCCCCGCCACGAAGGGCGGCGCGCTCGCCGGCATGGGGATGACGGAGAAGCAGGGCGGGTCGGACGTCCGCGCGAACACGACCCGAGCCGAAGCCACGGGCGACGGGACGTACGTGCTGACCGGGCACAAATGGTTCTGCTCGGCACCGATGTGCGACGTGTTCCTCGTGCTCGCCCAGGCCGCCGGCGGGCTGAGCTGCTTCGTGGTGCCGCGCGTGCTGCCGGACGGCTCGCGCAACCCGTTCGCCCTGCAACGGTTGAAGGACAAGCTCGGCAACCGGTCGAACGCCTCGTCTGAGGTCGAGTTCGACGGAACGGTCGGGTGGCTGCTCGGCGATGAGGGGCGTGGCGTGCCGACCATCATCGAGATGGTCGCGGCGACCCGGCTGGACTGCGTCCTCGGCTCGGCCGCGCAGATGCGGAAGGCGGTCGCGGAGGCGACCTGGCACGCGGCGCACCGGTCGGCGTTCGGCGCTGTGCTGGCTGACCAGCCGGCGATGACGAACGTGCTCGCCGACCTCGCCGTCGAGCAGGAAGCCGCCACCTGGTTGGCACTTCGCCTCGCGCACGCCGTCGACGCCGGCGAGCAGGCGTTCCTGCGGCTGGCGTTGCCGCTGGGCAAGTACCTCGTCTGCAAGCGCACGCCGTGGCTCGTCGCCGAAGCGTTGGAGTGCCTCGGCGGCAACGGGTATGTCGAGGACTCGGGGCTGCCGATGCTGTTCCGCGAGTCGCCGCTGAACTCGCTCTGGGAGGGGTCGGGCTCGGTGCAGGCGCTCGACGTGCTGCGGGCGTTGCAGCGCGAGCCGGAGGCGCTCGAGGCGTATCTGAGCGAGATCGGCGCGGCGCGCGGGGCGGACGCGCGGCTGGACGCGGCGACCGACGAGGTGCTGCGGTCGCTCGCCGACCTGGAGTCGCTGGAGTTCCGCGCGCGGCGGATGGCCGAACGGTTGGCGCTCGTTCTGCAGGGCTCGCTGCTGGTCCGGCACGCGCCCGCGGCCGTGGCGGACGCGTTCTGCGCCTCCCGTCTGGGGCGAGACGCCGGCGGAACTTTCGGCACTCTTCCGGTAGGCGTCGACGCGAAGGCCATCGTCGAGCGCGCGACCCCGCGACGCTAA
- a CDS encoding LacI family DNA-binding transcriptional regulator, with amino-acid sequence MGEKRATVRDVAARAGVSPGTVSKALNGTGQIARETRARILAAAEEIDFRPNALARSVFERRSYTVGLITTDSFERFSVPVMLGAEDALGAGRISVFLCDSRDDPIREQHYVDVLLGRRVDGFIVTGRTSNERAPLEVSADVPVVYALTPSARAGDCSILVDDVAAGRLAGEHLIRLGRRRVAHLTGSEWFDASRRRAAGLASALADGGLSLAVPPLFGDWTEAWGRQATHMLLRSAPDVDAIYCGNDILARGVADSLRELGRRVPEDVALIGTDNWEFIAHGARPPLTSVDLGLPAVGRLAAQRLLDAIAGNPHAGREHVPCHLVVRASTDDAAPPT; translated from the coding sequence ATGGGCGAGAAGCGCGCGACCGTACGCGACGTCGCCGCGCGCGCCGGCGTCTCCCCCGGCACCGTGTCGAAGGCACTGAACGGGACCGGCCAGATCGCGCGCGAGACGCGGGCCCGGATCCTCGCGGCGGCCGAGGAGATCGACTTCCGCCCGAACGCGTTGGCGCGCAGCGTGTTCGAGCGGCGCAGCTACACGGTCGGGCTGATCACCACCGATAGTTTCGAACGGTTCAGCGTTCCGGTCATGCTCGGCGCGGAGGACGCGCTCGGGGCGGGGCGGATCTCGGTGTTCCTGTGCGACAGCAGGGACGACCCGATCCGCGAGCAGCACTACGTCGACGTCCTGCTCGGGCGCCGGGTGGACGGGTTCATCGTGACGGGGCGGACGTCGAACGAGCGTGCGCCATTGGAAGTTTCGGCCGACGTACCGGTCGTGTACGCGCTGACGCCGTCCGCTCGTGCCGGCGACTGCTCGATCCTGGTCGACGACGTGGCGGCCGGGCGGCTCGCCGGCGAGCACCTGATCCGGCTCGGTCGGCGGCGGGTCGCGCACCTCACGGGATCGGAGTGGTTCGACGCCTCGCGCCGGCGTGCCGCCGGGTTGGCCTCCGCGCTGGCTGACGGCGGCTTGTCGCTGGCGGTGCCGCCTCTGTTCGGTGACTGGACCGAGGCCTGGGGGCGGCAGGCGACGCACATGCTGCTGCGTTCGGCGCCGGACGTCGACGCGATCTACTGCGGCAACGACATCCTCGCCCGCGGCGTGGCCGACAGCCTGCGCGAGCTCGGCCGGCGCGTACCCGAGGACGTCGCGCTGATCGGGACGGACAACTGGGAGTTCATCGCCCACGGCGCCCGCCCACCCCTGACGTCGGTCGACCTCGGCCTCCCCGCCGTCGGCCGGCTCGCCGCGCAGCGCCTGCTGGACGCGATAGCCGGCAACCCCCACGCCGGCCGCGAACACGTACCCTGCCACCTCGTCGTCCGCGCCTCCACCGACGACGCAGCCCCACCCACGTAG
- a CDS encoding Gfo/Idh/MocA family protein: protein MTRVAIVGAGGWGAQHARIFAGRADTELVGILGRTPEKTAARAAAYGTTPYPDLDRLLAEAQPDLVTVCLPNEDHFEPTLKLIEAGANLLVEKPLVFDLEEADRLLEAADQQGTFFAINFNHRYAEPFLRAKKAIDEGQLGDLVFLTWRFGGEANRGRSPHANLIETQCHGFDLLEHLGGPIASVAAQMTDKTYGAFSTIALALKFANGAVGTLLGSYDSSYAYPGTQHVEVNGTQGRLTVDDTVRRFTLSRAGEETRQVWEAGYFHDEARNFHATFDRHVEALLTAFRKGEPPPIHARAGRRALQLAHAAIESFETGRRVDVS from the coding sequence ATGACTCGCGTCGCGATCGTCGGTGCGGGCGGCTGGGGTGCGCAGCACGCGCGGATCTTCGCCGGCCGCGCGGACACCGAGCTGGTCGGAATTCTCGGACGAACGCCCGAGAAAACCGCGGCACGTGCGGCCGCGTATGGCACGACGCCCTACCCCGACCTCGACCGACTGCTCGCCGAGGCACAACCGGACCTGGTGACGGTCTGCCTCCCGAACGAGGACCACTTCGAGCCAACGTTGAAGCTGATCGAAGCCGGTGCCAACCTGCTCGTCGAGAAGCCGCTCGTCTTCGACCTCGAAGAAGCCGACCGCCTCCTCGAAGCGGCCGACCAGCAAGGCACGTTCTTCGCGATCAACTTCAACCACCGCTACGCCGAGCCGTTCCTGCGCGCCAAGAAGGCCATCGACGAAGGCCAGCTCGGCGACCTGGTGTTCCTCACCTGGCGGTTCGGCGGCGAGGCCAACCGCGGCAGGTCACCGCACGCGAACCTGATCGAGACCCAGTGCCACGGCTTCGACCTGCTCGAGCACCTCGGCGGCCCGATCGCGTCGGTCGCCGCGCAGATGACCGACAAGACGTACGGCGCATTCAGCACCATCGCGCTCGCGCTCAAGTTCGCGAACGGAGCTGTCGGCACGCTGCTCGGAAGTTACGACTCGTCGTACGCCTATCCCGGTACCCAGCACGTCGAGGTCAACGGCACCCAAGGCCGCCTCACCGTCGACGACACCGTCCGCAGGTTCACGCTCTCGCGAGCCGGTGAGGAGACCCGCCAGGTCTGGGAGGCCGGCTACTTCCACGACGAGGCCCGAAACTTCCACGCGACGTTCGACCGCCACGTCGAGGCGCTGCTCACCGCGTTCCGCAAGGGCGAGCCACCGCCGATCCACGCCCGGGCCGGCCGCAGGGCGCTCCAGCTCGCCCACGCGGCGATCGAGTCGTTCGAGACCGGTCGCCGCGTGGACGTGAGCTAA
- a CDS encoding right-handed parallel beta-helix repeat-containing protein has product MTWGNRGRAIVVALLAIGVGLIVPAEASAGEWPTTPPAQICGNSEILDGPSTAPPGAVTVPAGDNNDLFFDFRDPNQTFWFAPGVHTMGTDVFGQIEPGPGTTFIGAPGAIFDGQGVNMFAFTQHAPNVTISHLTIRNFNAPQDQGVVNHDGAADWTVEYNTITENNGAGLMAGSNNTYRYNCIKDNGQYGINACCGTDSPSGDIQNWVLDHNEIVGNNADDWENQVPGCGCSGGVKFWINKDVTVTNNWVHDNRGVGLWLDNNNRGFVVEHNLIEDNDAQALFIEAGYDALVRHNLFRRNAFVEGRRFADRGNNFPVGAIYVSESGSPAGYDLKTSPMLISDNSFDDNWGGIVLWENADRYCSSEAHTHPPYCTIKTDLYDDTQCETTVENDIPDGIDKYRCRWSTENIVVENNEFHLDKAAMGASCVGADYCGINGLFSNYGSFDEFPGFEIPWRLTFLQQNVFRNNHYTGDWKFAGFETTRPDGARVTFQDWTAPAPEIPDEYTSDNRPTTFGQDQGSTYTG; this is encoded by the coding sequence ATGACATGGGGGAATCGTGGACGTGCCATCGTTGTCGCCCTGCTCGCGATCGGTGTGGGGTTGATCGTCCCTGCCGAGGCCTCGGCAGGGGAGTGGCCCACCACCCCGCCGGCCCAGATCTGCGGCAACAGCGAGATCCTGGACGGGCCGTCGACGGCGCCGCCGGGGGCGGTCACGGTGCCGGCAGGCGACAACAACGACCTGTTCTTCGACTTCCGTGATCCGAACCAGACGTTCTGGTTCGCTCCCGGCGTCCACACGATGGGCACGGACGTCTTCGGGCAGATCGAGCCAGGCCCTGGGACCACGTTCATCGGCGCTCCGGGGGCGATCTTCGACGGCCAGGGCGTCAACATGTTCGCCTTCACCCAGCACGCGCCGAACGTCACGATCAGCCACCTGACGATCCGCAACTTCAACGCGCCGCAGGACCAGGGCGTGGTGAACCACGACGGCGCGGCCGACTGGACGGTCGAGTACAACACGATCACCGAGAACAACGGTGCCGGACTGATGGCCGGCTCCAACAACACGTACCGGTACAACTGCATCAAGGACAACGGCCAGTACGGCATCAACGCCTGCTGTGGAACGGACTCGCCCAGCGGTGACATCCAGAACTGGGTCCTCGACCACAACGAGATCGTGGGCAACAACGCCGACGACTGGGAGAACCAGGTCCCCGGCTGCGGTTGCAGCGGCGGGGTGAAGTTCTGGATCAACAAGGACGTCACGGTCACGAACAACTGGGTCCACGACAACCGCGGTGTCGGACTCTGGCTGGACAACAACAACCGCGGCTTCGTCGTCGAGCACAACCTGATCGAGGACAACGACGCGCAAGCTCTGTTCATCGAGGCCGGCTACGACGCGCTCGTGCGGCACAACCTGTTCCGGCGCAACGCGTTCGTCGAGGGCCGCAGGTTCGCTGACCGCGGGAACAACTTCCCGGTCGGTGCGATCTACGTCTCCGAGAGCGGAAGCCCGGCAGGCTACGACCTCAAGACCTCGCCGATGCTGATCAGCGACAACAGCTTCGACGACAACTGGGGCGGGATCGTGCTCTGGGAGAACGCCGACCGGTACTGCTCGTCCGAAGCGCACACGCATCCGCCGTACTGCACGATCAAGACCGACCTGTACGACGACACGCAGTGCGAGACGACCGTCGAGAACGACATCCCGGACGGCATCGACAAGTACCGGTGCCGCTGGTCGACGGAGAACATCGTCGTCGAGAACAACGAGTTCCACCTCGACAAGGCGGCGATGGGCGCGAGCTGTGTGGGTGCCGACTACTGCGGGATCAACGGGCTCTTCTCCAACTACGGCTCGTTCGACGAGTTCCCCGGGTTCGAGATCCCCTGGCGCCTCACGTTCCTTCAGCAGAACGTGTTCCGGAACAACCACTACACAGGCGACTGGAAGTTCGCCGGCTTCGAGACCACGCGCCCCGACGGCGCCCGCGTCACCTTCCAGGACTGGACGGCGCCGGCGCCCGAGATCCCGGACGAGTACACCTCCGACAACCGGCCGACGACATTCGGCCAGGACCAGGGCAGCACCTACACCGGCTAG
- a CDS encoding alpha/beta hydrolase, with amino-acid sequence MAPHTIVLVHGFWVTPRSWEHWITHYESKGHRVIAPGYPGFEVEVEALNEDPKPVELLTIPGIVEHLESVIRELDAPPIIIGHSAGGCFTQILLDHGFGACGVALNSAPTEGVPVVPVTQVKSFLEVLKNPANRHKAVRYDFEHWNYAFTGTFPEKEARALYERYAVPVSGSILFESALANLTPGKQGGWADYHNDNRAPLLFVAGSEDKIMPPKVQWSNAAHYKAPNTLTEVVEFGSKPHLLPAAPGWEEIADYVLAWAVRNART; translated from the coding sequence ATGGCCCCACACACCATCGTGCTCGTGCACGGCTTCTGGGTCACGCCGCGAAGCTGGGAGCACTGGATCACGCACTACGAGAGCAAAGGGCACCGGGTCATCGCGCCGGGGTATCCCGGCTTCGAGGTCGAGGTCGAAGCGCTGAACGAAGACCCCAAACCCGTTGAGCTGCTGACGATTCCGGGCATCGTGGAGCATCTGGAGTCAGTCATCCGCGAGCTCGACGCGCCGCCGATCATCATCGGCCACTCCGCCGGTGGCTGCTTCACGCAGATCCTGCTCGACCACGGTTTCGGCGCGTGTGGCGTCGCACTGAACTCCGCACCCACCGAGGGTGTTCCGGTCGTTCCGGTCACCCAGGTGAAGTCGTTCCTCGAGGTGCTCAAGAACCCGGCGAACCGGCACAAGGCCGTGCGGTACGACTTCGAGCATTGGAACTACGCGTTCACAGGCACCTTCCCCGAGAAGGAGGCCCGCGCGCTGTACGAGCGGTACGCGGTGCCGGTGTCGGGCTCGATCCTGTTCGAGAGCGCGCTCGCCAACCTCACGCCGGGCAAGCAGGGCGGGTGGGCCGACTACCACAACGACAACCGCGCGCCGTTGCTGTTCGTCGCCGGCAGCGAGGACAAGATCATGCCGCCGAAGGTGCAGTGGTCGAACGCCGCGCACTACAAGGCGCCGAACACGCTGACCGAGGTCGTCGAGTTCGGCAGCAAGCCGCACCTGCTGCCCGCCGCGCCGGGCTGGGAGGAGATCGCCGACTACGTGCTCGCGTGGGCCGTCAGGAACGCGCGAACCTGA
- the glyA gene encoding serine hydroxymethyltransferase — MTLDLMAKLADSDPKIAELVEAEGRRQFEKIRLIPSENYVSRAVLEATGTVLTNKYSEGYAGRRYYEGQQLIDQVETLAIDRVKSLFGVEHVNVQPYSGSPANLAIYLAFLQPGDTVMGMALPMGGHLTHGWSVSATGKWFRSVQYEVVRETGRVDMDAVRELALKERPKLIFCGGTAIPRTIDFEAFASIAAEVDALLAADIAHIAGLVAGGAHPSPVGHAPVISTTTHKTLRGPRGAMLMSDADHAKALDRAVFPGLQGGPHNHTTAAIAVAAAEAATEEFKTYAHQIVANAKALADALNARGFSLVSGGTDNHLILVDLTSKDIAGKPAAKALDRAGIELNYNTVPYDTRKPFDPSGIRIGTPAVTTRGMAPEHMPQIAAWMDDAVEAAKKDDGDALDRIGAEVREFTKAFPIPGWSA; from the coding sequence ATGACACTCGACCTGATGGCCAAGCTGGCCGACTCCGACCCGAAGATCGCCGAGCTCGTCGAGGCCGAGGGCCGCCGGCAGTTCGAGAAGATCCGGCTGATCCCGAGCGAGAACTACGTCTCTCGAGCGGTGCTCGAGGCGACCGGGACCGTGCTGACGAACAAGTACTCCGAGGGGTACGCGGGCCGCCGTTACTACGAGGGCCAGCAGCTCATTGACCAGGTGGAGACGCTCGCGATCGACCGGGTCAAGTCGCTGTTCGGCGTCGAGCACGTGAACGTCCAGCCGTACTCCGGCTCCCCCGCCAACCTCGCCATCTACCTGGCGTTCCTGCAGCCCGGCGACACCGTCATGGGCATGGCGCTGCCGATGGGCGGCCACCTCACCCACGGCTGGAGCGTCTCGGCGACCGGCAAGTGGTTCCGTTCGGTGCAGTACGAGGTCGTCCGCGAGACGGGCCGCGTCGACATGGACGCCGTCCGCGAGCTCGCGCTGAAGGAACGGCCCAAGCTGATCTTCTGCGGTGGCACGGCGATCCCCCGGACCATCGACTTCGAGGCGTTCGCCTCGATCGCGGCCGAGGTCGACGCGCTGCTCGCCGCGGACATCGCGCACATCGCCGGCCTGGTTGCCGGCGGCGCGCACCCGTCGCCGGTGGGACACGCGCCGGTGATCTCGACGACCACGCACAAGACGCTGCGCGGTCCGCGCGGCGCGATGCTGATGTCGGACGCCGACCACGCGAAGGCGCTCGACCGCGCGGTCTTCCCCGGTCTGCAGGGTGGGCCGCACAACCACACCACCGCGGCGATCGCGGTGGCCGCTGCCGAGGCGGCGACCGAGGAGTTCAAGACGTACGCGCACCAGATCGTCGCGAACGCCAAGGCGCTCGCGGACGCGCTGAACGCGCGGGGGTTCTCGCTGGTCTCGGGCGGCACGGACAACCACCTGATCCTCGTCGACCTGACGTCGAAGGACATCGCCGGCAAACCCGCGGCGAAGGCGCTCGACCGCGCGGGGATCGAGCTGAACTACAACACGGTCCCCTACGACACGCGCAAGCCGTTCGACCCGTCGGGCATCCGGATCGGGACGCCGGCCGTGACGACGCGCGGGATGGCGCCGGAGCACATGCCGCAGATCGCCGCGTGGATGGACGACGCGGTCGAGGCGGCGAAGAAGGACGACGGCGACGCGCTGGACCGGATCGGTGCCGAGGTGCGCGAGTTCACCAAGGCGTTCCCGATCCCGGGCTGGTCTGCCTGA
- a CDS encoding class I SAM-dependent methyltransferase: MNKTKIDDLTTFLLAVDAQADAVALRERSYKLFAPKPGDTVLDVGSGGGTAVGELLARGMNAIGVDVSADALAVARELHPDARFEQAGAEELPFANGSIDGYRAEKLYQRPPQPRRTESSSQAGESSYSPRTGTPPSSTPPTPTSPGRSSSPPRPSSRIREWRAAMARCSPAPASPTSSSRGGSC; encoded by the coding sequence ATGAACAAGACCAAGATCGACGATCTGACCACCTTCCTGCTCGCGGTCGACGCGCAGGCGGACGCCGTCGCGTTGCGGGAACGCTCGTACAAGCTCTTCGCACCCAAGCCCGGCGACACCGTGCTCGACGTCGGCAGCGGCGGTGGTACGGCGGTCGGCGAGCTGTTGGCGCGCGGCATGAACGCGATCGGTGTCGACGTCAGCGCCGACGCACTAGCCGTCGCCCGCGAACTGCACCCCGACGCTCGCTTCGAACAGGCCGGCGCCGAGGAGTTGCCGTTCGCGAACGGTTCCATCGACGGCTACCGCGCCGAGAAGCTCTACCAGCGACCGCCGCAGCCGAGGCGTACCGAATCCTCAAGCCAGGCGGGCGAATCGTCCTACTCGCCCAGGACTGGGACGCCGCCATCGTCGACGCCACCGACGCCGACCTCACCAGGACGATCGTCCTCGCCACCGCGGCCGTCCAGCCGCATCCGAGAGTGGCGCGCCGCTATGGCGCGTTGCTCGCCGGCGCCGGCTTCGCCGACGTCGAGCTCGAGGGGCGGCTCATGCTGA
- a CDS encoding MerR family transcriptional regulator, giving the protein MKSTGTELTIGELAGRFGLGAHVVRHWESVGLIAPARRVHRWRRYGREALGRVAMILIGKQAGLKLSSIRAMLDAPDRASRQDVLRDHHDQLERRIAELRAAQELIGHGLACPHENFVECPDFQARVEERVAAGGDGDQVRAFLTAHAST; this is encoded by the coding sequence ATGAAGTCAACAGGCACGGAGCTGACGATCGGCGAGCTGGCGGGGCGATTCGGCCTCGGCGCACATGTCGTACGGCACTGGGAGTCCGTCGGCCTGATCGCGCCCGCGCGGCGCGTGCACCGGTGGCGGCGGTACGGCAGGGAAGCGCTCGGTCGGGTGGCCATGATCCTGATCGGCAAGCAGGCCGGACTGAAGCTGTCGTCGATCCGGGCGATGCTCGACGCACCGGACCGGGCGAGCCGCCAGGACGTGTTGCGGGACCACCACGACCAGCTCGAGCGCCGCATCGCCGAGCTGCGAGCGGCGCAGGAGCTGATCGGGCACGGGCTGGCGTGCCCGCACGAGAACTTCGTCGAGTGCCCGGACTTCCAAGCCCGGGTGGAAGAACGCGTCGCCGCCGGAGGCGACGGTGATCAGGTTCGCGCGTTCCTGACGGCCCACGCGAGCACGTAG
- a CDS encoding alcohol dehydrogenase catalytic domain-containing protein, with the protein MPRSGTVPRFRGNGVIEFEPHEYRDPGPDELLLAIGANAICGTDRGEYRNGSPIVPGHEAAGVVIAAGADTTTAPGTRGAVYLMDFCGTCRSCKLGATNQCLAKRGDFGQNVDGGYGPYAISHESNFFPIDDATTFAQATMLLDVMGTSGHALRRAAQVREDIESVYIAGAGPIGLGLLVMTRIKYGADFPILVSDLSEWRREFAETFGVGAVDANDAETVRNFQPDMAFDSSGKGAARQLAMSALSKRGSLICVGHGEGLELNVSRDLIAPERAVLGSEYFRYDEMPDNLQHLQENRDLVGRVITHELPVEELPKAFELFLSGTTGKVVIVQEPGA; encoded by the coding sequence GTGCCCCGATCCGGAACCGTCCCGCGCTTTCGCGGCAACGGAGTCATCGAGTTCGAGCCCCACGAGTACCGCGACCCAGGCCCCGACGAACTGCTGCTCGCGATCGGCGCCAACGCGATCTGCGGGACCGATCGGGGCGAGTACCGGAACGGCAGTCCGATAGTTCCGGGCCACGAGGCCGCCGGTGTCGTCATCGCGGCCGGCGCGGACACCACGACCGCACCGGGTACGCGCGGCGCGGTCTACCTGATGGACTTCTGCGGAACGTGCCGCAGCTGCAAGCTCGGCGCGACCAACCAGTGCCTCGCCAAGCGCGGCGACTTCGGGCAGAACGTCGACGGCGGGTACGGGCCGTACGCGATCTCGCACGAGAGCAACTTCTTCCCGATCGACGACGCGACCACGTTCGCGCAGGCCACGATGCTGCTCGACGTCATGGGCACCAGCGGCCACGCGCTGCGCCGCGCGGCGCAGGTCCGCGAGGACATTGAGAGCGTCTACATCGCCGGCGCCGGCCCGATCGGGCTCGGCCTGTTGGTGATGACCCGGATCAAGTACGGCGCCGACTTCCCGATCCTCGTCAGCGACCTCAGCGAGTGGCGGCGCGAGTTCGCCGAAACTTTCGGCGTGGGAGCGGTCGATGCGAATGATGCGGAAACGGTCCGAAACTTCCAGCCGGACATGGCGTTCGACTCCTCCGGCAAGGGCGCGGCCCGCCAGCTCGCCATGTCAGCACTGAGCAAGCGCGGCTCGCTGATCTGCGTCGGCCACGGCGAAGGACTCGAGCTGAACGTGTCGCGCGACCTCATCGCGCCGGAACGTGCGGTGCTCGGCAGCGAGTACTTCCGGTACGACGAGATGCCCGACAATCTTCAACACCTGCAGGAGAATCGCGACCTCGTCGGCCGCGTGATCACGCACGAGCTGCCGGTCGAGGAGCTGCCGAAGGCGTTCGAGCTGTTCCTCTCCGGAACTACCGGAAAAGTTGTGATCGTCCAGGAGCCCGGCGCATGA
- a CDS encoding YihY/virulence factor BrkB family protein has protein sequence MAAETARAERSQPPRVRAVLGQVRRGLTVPWRLLKGTVSSCMKYRVTGLAAEGAFFAVLSLPPLVFGLAGTLGYVVGIFGSQTVESVKSEIVEIARRALTEDSVQSVIVPTLDAVLDRGRADIISIGFVLALWSGSRALNVFIDTISIMHGQAGKRGIVKTRLLSFSMYIVALGIGVVVLPLVLAGPSIVAQILPPNLDFLNDLYWPVVLILSTAFVATLYHIAVPLRSPWLHDLPGSVLALAMWIGGSYLLRWVLGASIGGESTSIYGPLAAPIAVLLWLYLIVITLLIGAAFNATVHKLLDERQERRVTASRPPEPELSSATVAELDLDDRDEPEEPEVDQPASGEPNVSEPDDTEPDVREPEVTAPEVQRERLS, from the coding sequence ATGGCAGCGGAGACGGCGAGAGCCGAGCGCTCCCAGCCCCCGCGAGTCAGGGCCGTGCTGGGGCAGGTGCGGCGCGGCCTGACCGTGCCATGGCGGCTGCTCAAGGGCACGGTCTCCTCCTGCATGAAGTACCGCGTCACCGGCCTCGCGGCCGAGGGCGCGTTCTTCGCGGTGCTCTCGCTGCCGCCGCTGGTGTTCGGACTCGCCGGAACTCTCGGCTACGTCGTCGGAATTTTCGGCTCCCAGACCGTCGAGAGCGTGAAGTCGGAGATCGTCGAGATCGCCCGCCGCGCGCTGACCGAGGACAGCGTGCAGAGCGTGATCGTGCCGACGTTGGACGCGGTGCTGGACCGCGGCCGCGCGGACATCATCTCGATCGGTTTCGTGCTCGCGTTGTGGTCGGGCTCGCGGGCGTTGAACGTCTTCATCGACACGATCTCGATCATGCACGGGCAGGCGGGTAAGCGCGGCATCGTCAAGACCCGGTTGCTCTCGTTCTCCATGTACATCGTGGCGTTGGGCATCGGCGTCGTCGTGCTGCCGCTCGTGCTCGCGGGTCCGTCGATCGTCGCGCAGATCCTGCCGCCCAACCTGGACTTCCTGAACGACCTGTACTGGCCCGTGGTGTTGATCCTGTCCACCGCGTTCGTCGCGACGCTCTACCACATCGCGGTGCCGTTACGGTCGCCCTGGCTGCACGATCTGCCCGGCTCGGTGCTGGCGCTGGCGATGTGGATCGGCGGCTCGTACCTGCTCCGCTGGGTGCTCGGCGCGTCGATCGGCGGCGAGTCGACCTCGATCTACGGACCACTCGCCGCCCCGATCGCGGTGCTGTTGTGGCTGTACCTGATCGTGATCACGTTGCTGATCGGCGCCGCCTTCAACGCGACCGTGCACAAGCTGCTGGACGAACGCCAGGAACGCCGCGTCACGGCCTCGCGACCACCCGAGCCCGAGCTGAGCTCGGCCACCGTGGCCGAGCTCGACCTGGACGACCGCGACGAGCCCGAAGAACCCGAGGTGGACCAACCCGCCTCCGGCGAACCCAACGTGAGCGAGCCCGACGACACCGAGCCAGACGTGCGCGAACCCGAGGTGACCGCCCCCGAGGTCCAGCGCGAGCGATTGTCGTAG